From the genome of Sulfurimonas paralvinellae:
ATGAACTCTATGACAATGTCATGGCTATGATTAAACTTTTAAAAGAGAATGGTATAAAAAAAGGCGATAAAGTTGCACTCTTGAGTGAAAACATGCCGAACTGGGCTATTGCTTACTTCAGTGTCACTTATTTTGGGGCTGTAATCGTTCCCATACTTCCTGATTTTCACCCGGCAGATGTACAGCATATTATCAGACATTCCGAAGCGAAAGCCGTTTTTGTCTCTAACAAGTATCTCCAGACAATAGAAGAACTTGAAAATTCAAACATGAAATTTGTCATAAAACTTGATGATTTGAGTATGGTTGATGAACTAACAAACCATAGCTATATGTCAAAACTAAAAAGAAAGATATTTTCAAAAGAAGAACTGCCTCAACCATCTGAGGACGATATGGCTGCACTTCTTTACACATCAGGAACAACTGGGCATTCAAAGGGAGTAATGCTCTCACATAAAAACCTTGTGACCAATGCCATGAGTGCATACAAAAATGTTACCATAACACCGAATGACACTTTTCTTTCCATACTGCCACTTGCACACACATTGGAGTGTACCGTCGGCATGATAATCCCAATTTTACACGGTGCCGATGTCGTCTACATCGATAAAACACCGACACCGAATGTTCTTATCAAAGCTTTTGGTGTTGTTAAACCAACTATGATGCTTTCTGTGCCGCTGATTATTGAAAAGATATACAAAAACAAGGTACTGCCGAACTTTACCGGTTCTGTATTGATGCGTTTTTTGTACAACATTCCTTTCATTCGCAGAAAGCTCAACAAAATAGCAGGTCAAAAACTAATTGATACCTTTGGCGGCAAGCTCAAATTCTTTGGTATCGGCGGAGCGGCACTCTCACCTTTTGTAGAGACTTTTCTTGCAGAAGCAGAGTTTCCTTATATTGTCGGTTATGGATTGACTGAAACCTCCCCACTCATAGCCGGAGGAAGAATAGGATACAAAATAAAAATAGGTTCAACCGGTCTTCCAATGATTGGAGTCGATGTAAAAATTGATGACCCGAATCCACATAACGGTGAGGGAGAGATTTTAGTCAAATCGCCAAGCGTGATGTTAGGATATTACAAAGATGAAGAGCAGACAAAAGAGGTTATGACTGAAGATGGCTGGTTTCGGACCGGTGACCTTGGCTATATTGATGAAGATGGTTATCTTTTTATAAGTGGGCGCAGCAAAAATGTCATAATAGGTCCAGGAGGTGAAAACATCTATCCTGAACAAATTGAAGCTATTATCAATCAAAATGAAGCAGTACTTGATTCACTAGTTATGGAACAAGACGGCAAACTCATCGCCCGTATTCATTTAGACTATGAACTCATAGATAAAATGTTTAAAGCACATAATACACCGGATGCGGAAGTAAGAGAGAAAATCGCTGAATATCTTGAAAATATG
Proteins encoded in this window:
- a CDS encoding AMP-binding protein, which encodes MMYPYEGMNTFTLPTLLNRSVRLYGENKVLSKVAQEPMTYNELYDNVMAMIKLLKENGIKKGDKVALLSENMPNWAIAYFSVTYFGAVIVPILPDFHPADVQHIIRHSEAKAVFVSNKYLQTIEELENSNMKFVIKLDDLSMVDELTNHSYMSKLKRKIFSKEELPQPSEDDMAALLYTSGTTGHSKGVMLSHKNLVTNAMSAYKNVTITPNDTFLSILPLAHTLECTVGMIIPILHGADVVYIDKTPTPNVLIKAFGVVKPTMMLSVPLIIEKIYKNKVLPNFTGSVLMRFLYNIPFIRRKLNKIAGQKLIDTFGGKLKFFGIGGAALSPFVETFLAEAEFPYIVGYGLTETSPLIAGGRIGYKIKIGSTGLPMIGVDVKIDDPNPHNGEGEILVKSPSVMLGYYKDEEQTKEVMTEDGWFRTGDLGYIDEDGYLFISGRSKNVIIGPGGENIYPEQIEAIINQNEAVLDSLVMEQDGKLIARIHLDYELIDKMFKAHNTPDAEVREKIAEYLENMRTEVNTQLASFSKITKFIEQIEPFVKTPTKKIKRYLYTE